In Burkholderiales bacterium, a single genomic region encodes these proteins:
- the recA gene encoding recombinase RecA, with amino-acid sequence MDDQKSKALAAALQQIEKQFGKGSIMKMGDAQVQNDLSVVSTGSLGLDIALGIGGLPRGRIVEIYGPESSGKTTLCLQVVAEVQKAGGVAAYIDAENALDPAYAGKLGVDVADLLISQPDTGEQALEIADMLVRSGGVDVIVIDSVAALVPKAEIEGEMGDQLPGLQARLMSQALRKLTANIKRANVLVIFINQIRMKIGVMFGNPETTTGGNALKFYASVRLDIRRIGAIKKGEEVVGNETRVKVVKNKVAPPFREALFDILYGEGISREGEIVELGVTHRIVEKSGAWYAYGGDKIGQGKDNAREYLKEHPEVADEIEGKIRAAVGVPVPGQIKPVADDGA; translated from the coding sequence ATGGACGACCAGAAGAGCAAGGCGCTGGCGGCGGCGCTCCAGCAGATCGAGAAGCAGTTCGGCAAGGGCTCGATCATGAAGATGGGCGACGCGCAGGTGCAAAACGACCTGTCCGTCGTCTCGACCGGCTCGCTCGGTCTCGACATCGCGCTCGGCATCGGCGGCCTGCCCCGCGGGCGCATCGTCGAGATCTACGGGCCCGAATCGTCGGGCAAGACGACGCTGTGCCTGCAGGTCGTCGCGGAAGTGCAGAAGGCGGGCGGCGTCGCCGCGTACATCGACGCCGAGAACGCGCTCGACCCGGCCTACGCAGGCAAGCTCGGCGTCGACGTCGCCGACCTCCTGATCTCCCAGCCCGACACCGGCGAGCAGGCGCTCGAGATCGCGGACATGCTCGTTCGCTCGGGCGGCGTCGACGTCATCGTGATCGACTCGGTCGCCGCGCTGGTGCCGAAGGCGGAGATCGAGGGCGAGATGGGCGACCAGCTCCCCGGCCTGCAGGCGCGGCTGATGAGCCAGGCGCTGCGCAAGCTCACCGCGAACATCAAGCGCGCGAACGTGCTCGTGATCTTCATCAACCAGATCCGGATGAAGATCGGCGTGATGTTCGGCAATCCGGAGACGACCACCGGCGGCAACGCGCTCAAGTTCTACGCGTCGGTGCGTCTCGACATCCGCCGCATCGGCGCGATCAAGAAGGGCGAGGAGGTGGTCGGCAACGAGACCCGCGTCAAGGTCGTGAAGAACAAGGTCGCCCCGCCGTTCCGGGAGGCGCTGTTCGACATCCTCTACGGCGAGGGCATCTCGCGCGAGGGCGAGATCGTCGAACTGGGCGTCACCCACCGGATCGTCGAGAAGTCCGGCGCCTGGTACGCGTACGGCGGCGACAAGATCGGCCAGGGCAAGGACAACGCGCGCGAGTACCTGAAGGAACACCCGGAGGTCGCCGACGAGATCGAAGGCAAGATCCGCGCGGCGGTCGGCGTGCCGGTCCCCGGCCAGATCAAGCCGGTGGCGGACGACGGCGCGTAG
- a CDS encoding CinA family protein, producing the protein MPVTPSGVSAILCAASALVEALRSRRWFLATAESCTGGGVAQAVTSIAGSSEVFDRGFVTYTDRSKVEMLGVPRALLEAHGAVSEAVARAMADGALRASRADVAVAVTGIAGPGGGTPGKPVGMVCFAWATRDGAGGVRTRHLPGGRGAVREASVRIALEGVIALASGSPPE; encoded by the coding sequence ATGCCGGTGACCCCGTCGGGCGTGTCCGCGATCCTCTGTGCGGCGAGCGCGCTGGTGGAGGCGCTGCGGTCGCGCCGCTGGTTCCTCGCGACGGCGGAGTCGTGCACCGGCGGCGGCGTCGCCCAGGCGGTGACCTCGATCGCAGGCAGTTCGGAGGTGTTCGACCGGGGCTTCGTCACCTACACCGACCGATCGAAGGTCGAGATGCTCGGGGTGCCTCGGGCGCTGCTCGAAGCCCATGGCGCGGTGTCGGAGGCGGTCGCGCGCGCGATGGCGGACGGCGCGCTTCGCGCGAGCCGTGCGGACGTCGCGGTCGCCGTGACCGGCATCGCCGGACCCGGCGGCGGGACACCCGGAAAGCCGGTCGGCATGGTCTGCTTCGCCTGGGCGACCCGGGACGGAGCGGGGGGGGTGCGGACCCGGCACCTGCCGGGCGGCCGCGGGGCGGTCCGGGAGGCGTCGGTCAGGATCGCGCTCGAAGGGGTGATCGCATTGGCGTCGGGATCGCCGCCGGAATAG